ACAACTTATTCAACGGACTTGATATGAAATTTACTTGGGAGTTGTCTCGAAAAACTGGCGCGATAGTCCGAAAATTCTAGAAGCCGCGCGTTTGTCTTGGTGGCAGTCCGCCACTCCTGATCGCATTCCCGAATCTTGCCGATAATTTCGTGAAAACTGCATCGTGCCACTGAAAAATATCAAATGGCCAGAACGAGATCCCAGTAGATAAACACTCCAGGATGAGTTGAGTTAATAAGCCTCGGGGTGCCCCATTTTCAACAAGAACAGCTAGATCATTGGTGAAAAGAAATTGCGAATAATATGATTCAATAACCCATCGCCAACCCCGATGCAATATCCCGATACAATATACAGTGCTTTGTGCTGTGATGGGAGGATGGGGGCATAGGGAGAGGGAACAACAGACTCGACAGCAGCCGATGAACAAAGTTTAATTAAATCTGTTAAAAGGCTAAAGGGCCTTGCTATAATCAACTGCCGTGACCCTGCCAAAGAAATCGCCATCATGAGCCGTATTATCGTCGTTACATCAGGAAAGGGAGGAGTGGGTAAAACCACCTGTACCGCAAATTTAGGAATGGCTCTGGCTCAACGGGGACGACGAGTCGTCCTGGTTGATGCCGATTTTGGCTTGAGAAATTTGGATTTGCTCTTAGGTTTGGAAAACCGTATTGTCTATACAGCAGTAGAAGTAATAGCTGGGGAGTGCCGTCTGGAACAAGCCTTGGTGCGAGATAAGCGCCAGTCAAAGTTGGTGCTGTTACCAGCAGCCCAAAATCGCACCAAAGATGCTATTACTCCCGATCAAATGGCCAAGTTGATTCATCGCTTGAGTCCCAGTTTTGATTATGCGATTGTGGATTGTCCGGCTGGGATTGAAATGGGATTCCAAAATGCGATCGCCGCAGCGCAAGAGGCTCTGATTGTGACGACTCCGGAAATTGCGGCTGTGCGAGATGCTGACCGGGTGATTGGTCTTTTGGAAGCCAATAGTATTCGCAAAATTCGCTTAATTGTCAATCGCATTCGCCCGAACATGGTGGAAGCCAATGACATGATGTCAGTTCAGGATGTGCAGGAAATCCTAGCTATTCCCCTATTGGGTATCATTCCGGATGATGAACGGGTGATTGTCTCTACGAACCGAGGGGAACCCCTAGTGCTTTCTGGCGCTGGAGAGTCGTCTTTACCTGGAATTGCCTATGGTAATATTGCTCGCCGTCTAGAAGGTGAAAAAGTGCCATTCTTGGATTTGACTCCCCCTCAAGGAAATTTCTTCAGCCGCTTGTTTCAGATGTTCCGTAAGGGATGAGCTGGGTGAATTTCGGTTTCCCCATTTCCTACTGCCCATTTCCTATTGCCCACTCCCTACTGCCCACTCCCTATGTTAAATGATCTTCTAGAACGTCTTTTCCCTTGGAAAACTCGCCCGTCCAGTCGCGAGGAGGTAAAACAGCGGTTGAAGTTGGTGCTGGCCTATGACCGAGCGGGGATTAGTCCAGGGATGTTGAATGCCATGCGCGATGATATTTTGGCGGTGGTCTCTCGCTATGTGGAGATTGATGACGAACAACTGGAGTTTGCCATTGAAAATAGCGATCGCTCTACAGCTTTGATTGCTAATTTTCCTATT
This is a stretch of genomic DNA from Roseofilum reptotaenium CS-1145. It encodes these proteins:
- the minD gene encoding septum site-determining protein MinD — protein: MSRIIVVTSGKGGVGKTTCTANLGMALAQRGRRVVLVDADFGLRNLDLLLGLENRIVYTAVEVIAGECRLEQALVRDKRQSKLVLLPAAQNRTKDAITPDQMAKLIHRLSPSFDYAIVDCPAGIEMGFQNAIAAAQEALIVTTPEIAAVRDADRVIGLLEANSIRKIRLIVNRIRPNMVEANDMMSVQDVQEILAIPLLGIIPDDERVIVSTNRGEPLVLSGAGESSLPGIAYGNIARRLEGEKVPFLDLTPPQGNFFSRLFQMFRKG